Below is a genomic region from Deinococcus arcticus.
CGATTGGCGGCGCGTCCTTTGGACCGTGGTCCAGCACCCGCACCCTGTGGCAGGCCGACGACGCGCTGTACCGGGTCAAGCAGTCGGGGCGCAATGGCGTGCGCATTGCCGCCCCGGGCGCCGCCCTGCCCGACAGCGGCCCCCTGCAGGCCCTGCTGGAAGCGGCGCCCCCGGTGCGCTGAAGCGGGGCCCACCCCCATCCCCCCCGGCCAGCGCGCGCAGACAGCGCGGGCATTGCAAGCCGGATCAGCTTCGGTACAGAACCTGGGGCTCACAATGGGCCGGTGGCCGAGCTGTGGGGCTGTGGCGCCCCAACCCAGCGCCCCAGATGCCTAAAGCCCAGTCCTCATGCTCCTCATCCAGCGCGAAAGCCCGCGCGGCACCATGACCCTGTTCCTGCCTCTCACCGCGCCTCCCCGTCGTCTTCCCCTGGCCTCTGGTGGGCCATAGCCTGAGCTGCGGTCCCTGGCTCACCCTGCCCCACTGCTGCGCGCCAGCCCCGGACGCGCCAAAGGACGGTGTTTGTCTCTCCGTGGTTCGCCTTCTGTTCGCTCTCGCCGCGTTCGCCCGGCCCATATGACCACGCCCCCGCTGGCACCTTCTCCCAGTGCCCAGCACCTGCAGCCCCAGTCCCTGCGGCTGCAGGTGCTGGGGCTACTGCTGGCGCTGTTTGTGCCGCTGGGCGTCAGTGCCCTGGTCCTGATTCCCGGGGTCATGAACGCCCGCTTTGCCCAGATTGAACGCGCGCAGTTGCAGCAGGCCGCTGAAATTGCCGCCGCCAACCTCAAGGCCGAAGAGGACCGGGTGGGCCTGTTCGTGCTGAATTTCAGCCTCTGGACCGAAACCTTTGAGTTCGCGGCTGGGCGCAATCCGGAGTATCTGGCCGCCAACCTGGTGCCCGGCACCTTCAAGGGTGGGCGGGTGGACTACTGGGGCATACAGGCGCCAGACGGCCGGGTGCTGTCGGCCGCCACGCTGCGCGGCGAACAGGTGGTGCCCGCCACCGGGGTGCTGCGCGCACTGTTTGCCCAGTTGCCCCAGCCGCTGCCGCCAGAGGGCCGCAGCGGCGTGGTGGCGCTGGAGGGGCGCCCGGTGGCGGTGGCCGCGCGGGTGATCACGCGTGACGATGGCCAGGGCCGGGGCGGAGTGATGCTGCTGGCCCGCGAACTGACCCCCGGGGTCCTGAGCGCCCTGATGTACGACCAGCGGGCGTTTGGCGCGCGCCTGAGCCCTGGCCCGCCGGCCCGCGTCACCTACCGCTTTGGCGCCGACCAGAGTCTGGCCCGCGCGCCGCTGGCGGCCCCCAGCGGGCCCCCGCAACTGGCCCTGGAGGTGCGCCAGACGCGCGCCGTATCGCAGGCGGGCGAGGTCACCACGCAGCAGTTGCGGCTGGCCGTTATTCTGGCGAGCCTGCTGACGGGCACGGGGCTGCTGTGGTTTCTGAACCGCCGGGTGCTGAACGTGGTCGAGGGCTACAAGCGCGACGTGCAGCAGATCGCCCGGAACCCGGTCCACCGCCTGGACGGCCGCGACCGCACCGAGCTGGGGCTGCTGGCCGGCACCATCAATGACCTGCTGGACCACCTGCAGGCCCGCGAGGCGCAGCTGCGAACCCGCGCCCAGCAGGACGAGCTGACCGGCGCCTATACCCTGGCGGGGCTGCTGGAAGAGCTGGGCGACCAGACGGTGTGCGGCGCCCTGGTGGTGGAGGTGCCCCGGCTGCAGGAGTGGACCGGGCTGTACGGCGAACACTTTGTGGACACCCTGATTGCGGCCCTGGCCGCCCGGTTGCGCGCCGCCGGACCGCAGCAGCTGTGCGCGCGGCTGTCGACCAGCACCCTGGCCCTGGTCACCCGCGCGCCGCAGGGCCTGGAGCCGGCGGCGCTGCTGGCGCAACTGGAACAGCCCTTCCGGCTGACCGAGGGCGAGGTGATGGTCAAACTCACGGCCGGCTCTGCCGGGGCGCCCGGCGGCCTGCCCGCGCAGACCCTGCTGCGCCACGCCGGCATTGCCCTGCAGCACGCCCTGGACCACCACGAGCCGCTGGGCCTGTTCACCGAAACGCTGCTGCGCCGCAGCCAGGAAGCGCACCTGCTCGAAACGCTGCTGCCGGGCGCAGCGGCCCGGGGCGAACTGTTTCTGGCCTACCAGCCGGTCATGGCCGTGCAGAGTGGCGCCTGGGTGAGTGTGGAGGCCCTGCTGCGCTGGACCCACCCGGTGCATGGCCCGGTATCGCCCGCCACCTTCGTGCCCATCGCCGAGCGCAGCGGACAGATTTACGCGCTGGGCGACTGGGCGCTGCGCGCGGCGGTGCGCGAGGTGTTGCAGGCCCGCGCGGTGTGGCCACAGGCGCGGGTGAACGTGAACGTGAGCCCGGTGCAGCTGCTCACGCCTGACTTCGCGGCGCAGGTCATGGCGGTGCTGGACACCCTGCAGGCCCCGGCTGACCTGCTGACCCTGGAAGTCACCGAATCCACCGTGATGCAGAATGTCTCGCTGGCCTGCACCCACCTGCGCCAGCTGCGCGAGGCGGGCGTGCGCGTGGCGCTGGACGACTTTGGCAGCGGGCATTCCAGTCTGGGCGTGCTGACCGAGCTGCCGCTGGACGTGGTGAAGCTGGACCGCTCGTTTCTGCGCGCCTCCCTGGGCGGCACCCAGCGCGCTGCCCTGCTGCACGGCTCTATTCGCCTGGCCAGCGACCTGGGGCTGGCGGTGGTGGCCGAGGGCGTGGAAGACGAGGCCATGCTGCAGCGCCTGCGTGACCTGGGCTGCACCTACGCGCAGGGCTACCACATCGCGCGCCCGCAGGCGCTGGCCACCCTGCTGGCGCAGCGGCCCGGCGCATCCCTGGGCCGACCGTCAGAGGTCTGAAAGAAAGCTGTGCGAACCGGGGGGTAAGCTGGGACCATGACACAGGTGGTGCCGGCTTCCCCCTCTTCCGCCCACTACGGGGCGTCCAGCCTGTCCGACGCCTGCCCGGCCCTCCTGCACAACGATGAACACCTGTACCGCCTGGGCCAGTCCCTGACGGTGCTGCACGCCCACAAGGGCACGGGCGCGCGCCTGCGCATCCTGATTCTGAAAGATGATCCGGTCAATCCCATGGTGCTGCAGGGCGACCGCCTGCTGCGCCCCAGCGCCACGCTGGGCCTGAAGGCCGAGCTGCGCCACCAGCAGCACCTGCAGGCCCGCTGCGCTGCCCCCCTGGGGGCGGACCCCACCCCGGTGGACCTGCTGGTGCGCGACAATCAGGTGCTGGAACTGCAGCTGGACTCGCTGGGCGACCCCCCCCGCATCAGCAGCGCCACGCTGGCTCTGGCCGCCGCCATTGACAGCGCTGCGCGTGCGCCGGCCCCCCGGGCGGCCTCCGGGCTGGGCCGCCTGTTCCGGCGCAGTCAGGACGAAGCGCCGCTGCACACCGACCAGGGCGCCGTGACCCGCACCATTCAGGAACTGCGCGCGGCCGTGCAGCAGTTGCTGGTCACGCCGTTCGCCACCCTGACGCTGGAGTGGGACGACGTTCCGGACATGACCTGAGCGGCAGCCGGGGAATCCTGGTCCGGGGTCTGATACGGGACGCCTCTGATGCCAAAGCCTCCTGGGAAAAGCGCAGGAGTGCTGTTTCATCGCCGGAGTCCCGACTTTTCTTGCGTTCGCTCTGCGAGGCAACTCTGCGAGTCTGCTCACTCCTCGCCTTCGGCTCACCTGAGTTTCGTGTAATACGGGTTCCGAAAAGTTCCGCAACGTGTTACGGAACTTTTGCGACCAGAGGGAGCAGGAAAGAAGGCGGATTTCCGGGAATTGAAGGAACATCCGGCTCTTTCCCGGATGTGACGGAAATGGACGGCAGTCCGTATAATGTCCCTCTCCGGAACATCCGTTCCTGTTCCTGCCGTGCTCCGCAGCTCCGCAAGGCCCCCGGTTGGCACCATTGCGTCATACGGCTTGCGGAAAGTTCCGTAACGCCTTACGGCATTGTCCGGACCGGAGGGAACGAGGAAAAGAGGATTCAAACCGAACAGCCTGCGGCCGCGGCCCAGCACTGTTGACCGGCGGCAGGCGAGACCGGCCCGCTGTGCCCGGCCGCCGCTGTCAGAATGGGGGCATGACTGCTGGGAACTGGTGGACCGCTTGACCCTGACCCTGGGCCTGGACGCTGGGGGCAGCGCCACCAAATGGGCGCTGTGCCGCGCGGGCGTGCCTGTGGCGGCCGGGCAGGCGCCGCCGCTGACGGCTGGCCTGCTGCGCACCCCCCAGGGCCCGGCCAGCCTGGAAGCCCTGTGTGCGGCGCTGCCGGGGCAGCCGGCGGCCGTCCACGCGGGGCTGCCCGGCCTGGGCAGCGGCACGCCCGCCGCCGAGGCGGTGGCCGACACCCTGGCGCACGCCCTGGGTGTCAGCCGCCGCGCCCTGAGTGTGGAAAGCGACCTGGATCTGGCCTACCGCGCCCACCTCGCGCCCGGCGCGGGCGTGCTGCTGTACGCCGGCACCGGCAGCGTGGCCTACCACGTCACCCGGGGCGGTGAGGTGCTGCGCGCGGGGGGACGGGGCTTTTTAATTGGCGATGACGGCGCGGGCTTCAGCCTGGGGCGCGCGGCGCTGCGGGCGGTCACCGATCAGCTGGACGCCGGGGAGCTGCCCGGCGGCCCCCTGGCCCAGGAAGTCGCGGCCGTGGCTGGCGGCCTGGACTGGGACACGCTGCGGGCCTTTGCCTACGCGGGCCCGGGCGCGGGCGCTGTGGCCCGGCTGGCCCCCGCCGTGGGCC
It encodes:
- a CDS encoding N-acetylglucosamine kinase, with the translated sequence MDRLTLTLGLDAGGSATKWALCRAGVPVAAGQAPPLTAGLLRTPQGPASLEALCAALPGQPAAVHAGLPGLGSGTPAAEAVADTLAHALGVSRRALSVESDLDLAYRAHLAPGAGVLLYAGTGSVAYHVTRGGEVLRAGGRGFLIGDDGAGFSLGRAALRAVTDQLDAGELPGGPLAQEVAAVAGGLDWDTLRAFAYAGPGAGAVARLAPAVGRAADAGDPVATALLYEAAQALATLARRVQARTGPLPVTATGGALRISPLFTAALGRALPGVSVQQRDHAQAAARYAERHLG
- a CDS encoding putative bifunctional diguanylate cyclase/phosphodiesterase, which encodes MTTPPLAPSPSAQHLQPQSLRLQVLGLLLALFVPLGVSALVLIPGVMNARFAQIERAQLQQAAEIAAANLKAEEDRVGLFVLNFSLWTETFEFAAGRNPEYLAANLVPGTFKGGRVDYWGIQAPDGRVLSAATLRGEQVVPATGVLRALFAQLPQPLPPEGRSGVVALEGRPVAVAARVITRDDGQGRGGVMLLARELTPGVLSALMYDQRAFGARLSPGPPARVTYRFGADQSLARAPLAAPSGPPQLALEVRQTRAVSQAGEVTTQQLRLAVILASLLTGTGLLWFLNRRVLNVVEGYKRDVQQIARNPVHRLDGRDRTELGLLAGTINDLLDHLQAREAQLRTRAQQDELTGAYTLAGLLEELGDQTVCGALVVEVPRLQEWTGLYGEHFVDTLIAALAARLRAAGPQQLCARLSTSTLALVTRAPQGLEPAALLAQLEQPFRLTEGEVMVKLTAGSAGAPGGLPAQTLLRHAGIALQHALDHHEPLGLFTETLLRRSQEAHLLETLLPGAAARGELFLAYQPVMAVQSGAWVSVEALLRWTHPVHGPVSPATFVPIAERSGQIYALGDWALRAAVREVLQARAVWPQARVNVNVSPVQLLTPDFAAQVMAVLDTLQAPADLLTLEVTESTVMQNVSLACTHLRQLREAGVRVALDDFGSGHSSLGVLTELPLDVVKLDRSFLRASLGGTQRAALLHGSIRLASDLGLAVVAEGVEDEAMLQRLRDLGCTYAQGYHIARPQALATLLAQRPGASLGRPSEV